The stretch of DNA CGACGGACAGGTGAGCTTTGGCAACACCGTCTTAAAAGGAAATGCCGTAAAAATTCGCAAAATTCATAACGGCAAAGTTCTAGCTGGCTTTGCTGGTAGCACTGCTGATGCGTTTAATCTTTTTGATATGTTTGAGAAAAATTTAGAGCATACAAAGGGCGATTTGCTAAAGGCGGTTATAGAATTTAGCAAAGAGTGGCGCAAAGACAAGTATCTAAGAAAGCTTGAGGCGATGATGCTTGTGCTTGATAGAGATAAAATTTTCTTACTTAGTGGCACTGGAGATGTTGTAGAACCAGAAGATGGCAAGATAGCAGCTATCGGAAGTGGTGGCAACTACGCACTTTCAGCAGCCCGTGCCTTAGATAAATTTGCCGATATCGACGAAGAAGAGCTAGTTAAAGAGAGCCTTAAGATCGCCGGAGAAATTTGCATCTATACAAATACAAACATCAAAACTTATGTTTTAGAATAAGAGAGAAAATGAACTTAACACCAAGAGAAATTGTTAAATTTTTAGATGACTATGTGATCGGTCAAAAGGACGCCAAAAAGATCATAGCGATCGCGCTTCGCAACAGATATCGCCGTATGAAGCTTGAAAAGAGCTTGCAAGA from Campylobacter concisus encodes:
- the hslV gene encoding ATP-dependent protease subunit HslV, encoding MFHATTILAYKGKNKAVIGGDGQVSFGNTVLKGNAVKIRKIHNGKVLAGFAGSTADAFNLFDMFEKNLEHTKGDLLKAVIEFSKEWRKDKYLRKLEAMMLVLDRDKIFLLSGTGDVVEPEDGKIAAIGSGGNYALSAARALDKFADIDEEELVKESLKIAGEICIYTNTNIKTYVLE